In Anaerococcus prevotii DSM 20548, the following are encoded in one genomic region:
- a CDS encoding ABC transporter ATP-binding protein — MNVIEVKNMSKNFKNKKLFNNFSLEIEANTVHALVGPNGSGKTSLLRILTGLYEEDGGEVKIKGSHAMLLENDYLYEDKSGLENIKLYGLYFGYGLDNYQKYSDLLEITNDLGRNVSTYSKGMKRKLSLLIIIMMNREIIFLDEVTSGVDPISRVEIRKLIKLLKDEGKTIVITSHDLSEIEKIADKVSMIKSGELLFTKNIGEIKGESLEDLFIEEGTK; from the coding sequence ATGAATGTAATCGAAGTAAAAAACATGAGTAAAAATTTTAAAAACAAGAAGCTTTTTAATAATTTTTCTCTAGAAATTGAAGCTAATACAGTCCATGCCCTTGTTGGTCCTAATGGATCTGGCAAGACTTCTCTGCTTAGGATACTTACTGGTCTCTATGAAGAAGATGGTGGCGAAGTTAAGATTAAGGGAAGTCATGCAATGTTACTTGAAAATGACTATTTGTATGAAGATAAGTCAGGACTTGAAAATATAAAATTATACGGTTTGTATTTTGGATATGGTCTAGATAATTATCAAAAATATTCTGACTTGCTAGAAATTACAAATGATCTTGGTAGAAATGTTTCGACATATTCTAAGGGTATGAAGAGAAAATTATCTTTATTAATTATTATAATGATGAATAGAGAGATAATATTTTTAGATGAGGTAACTAGTGGAGTAGACCCAATCTCAAGGGTCGAGATAAGAAAGCTTATTAAGCTTCTAAAAGATGAGGGTAAAACAATAGTAATTACCAGCCATGATCTTTCTGAAATTGAAAAGATTGCTGATAAGGTTTCTATGATAAAATCAGGAGAGTTACTTTTTACAAAGAATATTGGAGAAATTAAGGGAGAGAGCTTAGAAGATTTATTTATAGAGGAAGGTACAAAATGA